Part of the Paenibacillus aurantius genome, AAGCCCGGAATTTCCGTTTCATGCGGCTCCTTACCGCCTCGAGCCGGGTCAGCTTCTCGAGCCGCACTCGCATGAATTCATCGAATTTGTCTATATCGCCGAAGGCTCGGGGATTCATACCCACCGGAACAACCGCTATCCGATCCGGGAAGGGGATGTTTTTATCATTGAGCCCGACGCCGAGCACAGCTATCTCGTCCATTCCCCCACCGGCATGACTGTATACAACATCTTGTTTCATCATACGTTTCTGTCCCACGAATTGGAATCGCTTTCGAAGGTTACCCCGTTCGTCAATTTCTTCTTTGTCGAGCCGTTTTTACGGCCGTCCGTCCAGTTCCAATCCCACCTGACCCTCGATCCGGCCCAACGGCTGGACCTTCTGCAGCTGCTAACCCACCTGGTCAAGGAATACAACGACAAACGCATCGGCTACCGGATTCTAGTCAAAACCCGGCTCATTGAAATCCTCATCTATCTCAGCCGCTGCTACGATCTTTTGCAGCACCGCCCGATGGCCGCCATGGCTTCGGAGCATAAAATGATGGAACGCGTCTGCGAATTTATCGAGCTGCATCATGCCCGGCCGCTCTCGCTCGCGCAAGTGAGCCAGATGTGCGGAATGAGCACCTCTTCGTTCACCTCCAAGTTCAAGCAGGCCATCGGCAAAACCTTCATCGAGTACCGGAACGAGGTTCGCATCCGGGTCGCCAAGGAGCTCCTCCTCCACTCCGATGACAATCTGCTGTCCATTGCCCATGAGGTGGGATTTGACGATCTCAGCTTCTTTAACAAGCTGTTTAAGCAGCTGCTCGGCGTCTCTCCCGGCAAATACCGGCAGCTTCATAGGGACCATTAGAAGAATTCCTTGGTACGGTTACCTTTCAATAGACGCTCCCGTCTGGTAGATGGCCTTACGGAAATAGCGGCCGACTTTCTCCAGCTCATTCATGACATAAGCTATGCGGGCTTCATCCTGAAACCAGTTGTCCTTGGTCGTTCCGGTCAGGTCCACAACGGGGCTGACCTGGAAGATCGTTTCTTTTGGGAAATGAAATTGATAAGTCAACAGCGCTCTTCGAGCATGATAATTTTTACAAACCAGCACGACTTTTTTCGGATGAATCCCTTTTCGTTCCAAGGTCTCCCTTGATAACCGGGCATTGTCGAACGTATTGGCGGCTTGATCTTCTCTTAGAATGGCCTGTGCCGGAACCCCTAACTGCACTCCAAGGTCCCGCAGGAATTCCCATTCCGTCGTTTGGACTTGAGCTGTAGCCCCTCCGGATGGAAGAATATAGGGAGCGATGCCTTGATGATAGAGCTCCGCCGCTCTCTCCATTAGTTGAGGGTGACTGGCCCCTGGGATCAGAATGACATCGGAAAGGGAAACCTCTGTTTCAAAAAACATAAAGTCGCTGATACAGTCAAAAGGATAAGACATGTTCATTTTCTCACTCCCTGGAAACTAGGGTTCAGAAAAAAAGCCGCAGGTGATCAGCGTAAGCCGATTGCCCTGCGACTGTTTGCCGCGTCTTCGTGGACGCCTTACTCGTCGGCCGACGGACCGTAAAGGCCCGGCACCGGAAGATCGAGAAGCCGCAGATACACTCCGAGCTGCGCCCGATGATGGATCATATGGCTTATTCCGAAGGTACGAAGAGCAAGGGCCCGAGGCTGACGAAGGATAACATGGTCGCCGTTCCGTAAGGTCCATTCCTCCCCGAGCTGGTTCTCGTCGCTTTTAGCTAACAGCTGCTCCAGCTTGGCGCGGTTCGTATCAAATTCCTCCAGCACGTCTGCGCGTCTTTCTATAGCTTCCCGACGAAACGGCACGGTGGAAAGATCCAATTCCGGATACTGAAAAATGGCCAACTGCCAATTCAGCAGGTTGGTTAGATGTGTTGCCAACTCTCCTACTGTCATCGATTTCTCGTGAGGCTTCCAGGTCATATGCTCGTCCGGCAAGCGTTCCAGAATCCGGCGCGTGCTGGCCAGCTCCTGCTGGACATCACCCATGATCAATTGTTTCCCCATATATTCCCACTCCTCCCATCTCTGCTTAGCATACTATAAACCCGATCAAGTGAAAAGAGTTCCAGGGCGTGCGAAAACATCCTTCATAGTCATATCCGGTCTTCGCTATTTGACGTCTGTCTATTTCTATTGTGTTAGCACTTGCCTATCCTTCAGCAGCTGCTCCGTCAGCTTGGCGAGATCGACCCTTTGCACGCTGCACTCGGCCTCGATCGCCTGGACCGCGGCCGTTGCTGCCGATTGCCCAAGAACCATGAAGACGGGTTCCATGCGAATCGAACCATACGCAATATGCGAAGCGGACAGACAGACCGGCACCAGCAGGTTCGCGCACTCCTCCGCTTTGGGCACGATCGTGTGATAGCTGATCGAATAGGGCTTTACACTCAACATCTGGACATCGCCTTCATTGGTCACATAACCATTGGCATCCAGATGACGCTGTACATTATGGGAATCCATGGCGTAAGACCCCATTCCGATAGGAGCCTCCACCTTCTCCTCATGCCGGACATGCTTCTCCGTCATGACAGAGACACCCAGCATCCGCCGCGATTCGCGTATGTATAGCTGCGGAGACCAGTGACCGTTCTCGAGGAATTCGTCTCTTGGCAGGCCCCAGGGCCGGTAATACTCCCGGATTTCCTCCGGTACGCGCGGATGGTTCTGAATCGTCCAGACCAGACCCTTCTGGTAGATTTCATGCTCCTTGCCTATCCGTTCCCGTGCTGCATAATCCCCTTCGGGATAGCCGTAGTTCCTTCCGATGTAATCCGTAGAGAAGCCGAAATCGTTGTTGGAATCCGTCTTGCGATTGGGGAGCATCGCTAATTTGAAGAAGCGGGTCTGCCCGGCCTCAATGGAGCGGAAGAGCAGCTCATACTCCTTCTCGTCATACCCCTCCGGCTTTTCTACCGCAACTCTATTATCTGGCCGATCCGTCAAACACATGCGGTAGCAGTAGGCCTGGATTTTGCTGTCCCCATCGCCATCCGAGCCGCCTGCATTAGCATTCACATGAGGAAGAAGCCCGC contains:
- a CDS encoding helix-turn-helix transcriptional regulator produces the protein MTRYSNDAFLESPEFPFHAAPYRLEPGQLLEPHSHEFIEFVYIAEGSGIHTHRNNRYPIREGDVFIIEPDAEHSYLVHSPTGMTVYNILFHHTFLSHELESLSKVTPFVNFFFVEPFLRPSVQFQSHLTLDPAQRLDLLQLLTHLVKEYNDKRIGYRILVKTRLIEILIYLSRCYDLLQHRPMAAMASEHKMMERVCEFIELHHARPLSLAQVSQMCGMSTSSFTSKFKQAIGKTFIEYRNEVRIRVAKELLLHSDDNLLSIAHEVGFDDLSFFNKLFKQLLGVSPGKYRQLHRDH
- a CDS encoding YdcF family protein yields the protein MSYPFDCISDFMFFETEVSLSDVILIPGASHPQLMERAAELYHQGIAPYILPSGGATAQVQTTEWEFLRDLGVQLGVPAQAILREDQAANTFDNARLSRETLERKGIHPKKVVLVCKNYHARRALLTYQFHFPKETIFQVSPVVDLTGTTKDNWFQDEARIAYVMNELEKVGRYFRKAIYQTGASIER
- a CDS encoding DinB family protein, which produces MGKQLIMGDVQQELASTRRILERLPDEHMTWKPHEKSMTVGELATHLTNLLNWQLAIFQYPELDLSTVPFRREAIERRADVLEEFDTNRAKLEQLLAKSDENQLGEEWTLRNGDHVILRQPRALALRTFGISHMIHHRAQLGVYLRLLDLPVPGLYGPSADE
- a CDS encoding FAD-dependent oxidoreductase, which gives rise to MANRQGDIIIYGGTSAGIMAAVQAVRMGRKAIVIEPTNRIGGLSTGGLGDTDSGEKSVIGGLSREFYERLGRKYGQSEAVWLFEPKMALEVFHDYVREYAIEVVNGERLDRGSGKGVVKEGDRITSIRMESGLTFEGRMFIDASYEGDLMAGAGIRYTTGREPNSLYGERLNGIQTEQATKNQLPTGIDPYWTPGDPASGLLPHVNANAGGSDGDGDSKIQAYCYRMCLTDRPDNRVAVEKPEGYDEKEYELLFRSIEAGQTRFFKLAMLPNRKTDSNNDFGFSTDYIGRNYGYPEGDYAARERIGKEHEIYQKGLVWTIQNHPRVPEEIREYYRPWGLPRDEFLENGHWSPQLYIRESRRMLGVSVMTEKHVRHEEKVEAPIGMGSYAMDSHNVQRHLDANGYVTNEGDVQMLSVKPYSISYHTIVPKAEECANLLVPVCLSASHIAYGSIRMEPVFMVLGQSAATAAVQAIEAECSVQRVDLAKLTEQLLKDRQVLTQ